A stretch of DNA from Thermanaerosceptrum fracticalcis:
GTGTTAGGTTTGCTGGAAGCGTCCAACGGTTTAGGCAAAGTCGTAAGCCCTATCCTGGGTTCTCTCATAGGATTGCTGGCCTGGTGGGCAGTATTTTTTCTTTTCCCTGTCCTTTGTATACCCATTGCCCTGGGAATCTGGTTTCTGGTAAAAGAACCCAAGAGTCAAAACGAAGCCAAACCGGTAAAACAGTATCTGACTACTTTAAAAAAGATTTTCGAAAATAAAGGGGTGTCTTTAGTTTCAGTTTTCCTGGCCGGGACGACCGTACTTTTTGTCTTATTCGGCGTATTATTTTACTTATCAGATCACCTGGAAACCAAGTATAAAATTGAAGGAGTCTTAAAAGGCCTGATTTTAGCCATTCCTGTATTGGCTATGTCCACCACTTCGTACATTACCGGCATAGTGACACAGAAAAAAAGTTCCTTTTTTAAACTGTTGGTAGTAGCAGGACTTTTTCTTTTGAGCGGGTCTATGGCCATCGTACCGTTTTTCCGGGACAATACCTATATTTTAGTTGGAGCTCTTATTTTTGCGGGAATTGGTACCGGCTTAGTCCTACCCTGTCTCAATACCCTCATCACGAGCTCTTGTAAAATCGATGAACGGGGAATGGTTACTTCTTTGTATGGAGGCGTTCGCTTTTTCGGTGTGGCAGGTGGACCGCCGCTTTTTGGGCTCTTGATGGAAAAAAGCCCCACCTGGACTTTCTTAGTGCCCGCTATTTTAGCCGCCAGTGTAGGTGCCATTAACCTCTTCTTTCTGAAACAGGATGTATTAAAGAAGGCTGAAACTGAGAAAGAACAAGAAAAGAATTAGACTGGCTCCGGCTGATATTATTTGTATATAATAAAAAGGGAAATAGGCTGTTTATGTAGAAAAATCTTTAACGTATCTTCGGAGATACTTTAGGGAGGGTGATAAGATGAACATTACACCAAAATTCATAACAAGAAGTGCTTTATTATTAGCTCTAGCCATTGCCGTCCAGAGTTTTAAGCTGCCCCAACCCATAACCGGTCCCCTGGTGAACGCTATACTTTTCCTAGCAACCGCCACCGTAGGGACTATGAGCGGCGTCATAGTGGGTCTTTTTACACCCGTTCTGGCCTTTGTCTTTGGCATTATGACTCTTTTTCCCGCTGTTCCCCTGATTATGGCGGGTAACGCCGCCCTGGCCCTTGTTTATGGAATCTTACAAAAAAGGCCTGTGACAGGCATTGTTGCTGCTTCCCTGGGCAAATATGCCCTTTTAACTTTAGGTGTTCATTATGTCTTACCCCTTTTCCTCAGCAAACCGTTACCTGCTAGAGTCATCTCTCTTCTCACCACACCCCAGCTTTTTACTGCTTTAGCCGGTGGGGTATTGGCTTTTCTGGTTTTACAAGGATTGTCGATGCTGAAAAAAGAAAAGGAAACGAATTCCAACCAATAGCAAGCTGAGAGGAAACAATGAGTGAATTAAAGAACACATCCAAAATATATACTTTCTACAGGTCGCCTTCACCGGAAGATCCTTACCTGAACCCTGGCAGGCACGGTTCCATCATTGATTGTTTTGACCATCACTGTAATACTTATCACACCGTAAATTCCGCGGGAGAAGTGGACTTTTATTTTTTGCTCCCGGGGGATTCGGATATAGAAAACTTATTGGAAGAGGATGAAGAATTAGATTTGCTGATTGAGCATCCGGGGGGATTAGAGCTGGTGATCTCTTACCCGGACGACAGGGGAAACATCAGGGGTTGTTATCTCTTTTCTTTGTCTGATCCTATGCACAGTTATAGTTTGAAATGGCTGGTGACCAATAAGAGGCTGAATATTTATTATATCGTTTTATACGAAGGGGAATATGTTTGTACCGGTGTAAAATGTGTTTATCTTCCGGAGATTGTGTGTTATGAGCTCCTGCGTTATTTAGAAGGGAAAAAACCCCTTTTGTTTCCCAAATTTCATAACCATTCCCTTAGCGACGAGGTCTTGACAGAGGAAAGGTTAAGGAGAGAAGCCTGGGGGTTTTATCTGGATTATACCGGTATGAAGAGCAGGATAGGTAGTTCCACGGATGCCGAAGAAATTATTTCCCGCCACATTCTCCACGGTTTGGCCTGTTTGCAAAGGAGCAGGCGGCCTAAAATCAAAGAGGACATGCTTATCTTTTGGGTGGGACGTAAGATTAGTCTTAATCCCCACGATATACCCAGCGAATATTATAGTGTCTATCTCTCCGGTGACTTATTAAGCGGCCATGCCTCCCGCGATCCGGTCAGGCATGTGATGGAAGAGGTTCTGGGGGAAATTCCCGAGTACCGCGGAAGTTCCTGGGTTTGCCCTGTGGCTGAAGAAGGGGTTCCTCTGGTTGTGATCAGGAATAATCACCTGTACCGCCTGGAACTGTCGCCGAACTTTTACAACTCTGCCCACCTCATCTTTCAAGAATGCAGCCTGCCTCACACCGGTTATCAAAGTTATTATCAGGAGGTCCTCAGCACCGGTAAGTATAACCGGTCCAATGCCAAGATTTATACCTTTCCTGATAAAAGCAGGGATAAAGGCGTCCAAACATTAGACGAGGTAAAACCCTTTTCCAGGGGCGATCTGCTTAATATCATTGAAGAGGGGCGAGAAGAGAATTTATCCCGGATTTTCGCCACGCTCCCCCAGGTCCCCGGTAAAGATATGGACGAAATTGTCGTCTCCATCTGCGAAAAGTTTAAAAAGAAGGCGGAACCGTACTTTCTCGCTTTTCTTGATGTGTCTGCTTTTCCCCTTAAAGCTGCAGCTATTATGGGCGTGGGTATTCTGGAAAGTGTCAAGGCCATACCCAATCTCATCGAGATCATGAAAGGACCTGCACGGGAGGCAGTCTATGCCAAATATGCGCTGGGTATGATCGGAGACCCTGCCTTTCCCTTTGTGGAGCCCCTTTTGCGTGACAGAAAAATGGACATACGCATCA
This window harbors:
- a CDS encoding MFS transporter, which gives rise to MQKKSLMSLGALCGVPFIMVLGNSMLIPVLPQMKQALDISQFKVSLAITLFSIPAGLAIPVAGFLSDRINRKSIIVPALITYGLGGVIAGLAAVFFKSYTLIMAGRILQGIGAAGTAPIAMALAGDIFTSSERSKVLGLLEASNGLGKVVSPILGSLIGLLAWWAVFFLFPVLCIPIALGIWFLVKEPKSQNEAKPVKQYLTTLKKIFENKGVSLVSVFLAGTTVLFVLFGVLFYLSDHLETKYKIEGVLKGLILAIPVLAMSTTSYITGIVTQKKSSFFKLLVVAGLFLLSGSMAIVPFFRDNTYILVGALIFAGIGTGLVLPCLNTLITSSCKIDERGMVTSLYGGVRFFGVAGGPPLFGLLMEKSPTWTFLVPAILAASVGAINLFFLKQDVLKKAETEKEQEKN
- a CDS encoding ECF transporter S component, which produces MNITPKFITRSALLLALAIAVQSFKLPQPITGPLVNAILFLATATVGTMSGVIVGLFTPVLAFVFGIMTLFPAVPLIMAGNAALALVYGILQKRPVTGIVAASLGKYALLTLGVHYVLPLFLSKPLPARVISLLTTPQLFTALAGGVLAFLVLQGLSMLKKEKETNSNQ
- a CDS encoding HEAT repeat domain-containing protein translates to MSELKNTSKIYTFYRSPSPEDPYLNPGRHGSIIDCFDHHCNTYHTVNSAGEVDFYFLLPGDSDIENLLEEDEELDLLIEHPGGLELVISYPDDRGNIRGCYLFSLSDPMHSYSLKWLVTNKRLNIYYIVLYEGEYVCTGVKCVYLPEIVCYELLRYLEGKKPLLFPKFHNHSLSDEVLTEERLRREAWGFYLDYTGMKSRIGSSTDAEEIISRHILHGLACLQRSRRPKIKEDMLIFWVGRKISLNPHDIPSEYYSVYLSGDLLSGHASRDPVRHVMEEVLGEIPEYRGSSWVCPVAEEGVPLVVIRNNHLYRLELSPNFYNSAHLIFQECSLPHTGYQSYYQEVLSTGKYNRSNAKIYTFPDKSRDKGVQTLDEVKPFSRGDLLNIIEEGREENLSRIFATLPQVPGKDMDEIVVSICEKFKKKAEPYFLAFLDVSAFPLKAAAIMGVGILESVKAIPNLIEIMKGPAREAVYAKYALGMIGDPAFPFVEPLLRDRKMDIRIRAIETLSLIGTREAYAAIENMQKDRSAKVEQVRKRVLTPLS